The proteins below are encoded in one region of Paenacidovorax monticola:
- the aroE gene encoding shikimate dehydrogenase, whose amino-acid sequence MPIDQYCVMGHPVEHSRSPWIHARFAALTGQNLEYTRRLVPLTGFAEAVHAFAAAGGRGCNVTVPFKLEAAQLATTRSERVRLAGAANTLVFDGGTVHADNTDGLGLVADIQQGAGVALAGRDVLLVGAGGAAAGVLGPILSEGPRRVVVVNRTPERAQALVQAHATVASLQKTELLAQPIQAPGADFDVVINATASSLAGEGVPVPATVLRTGGLAYDMMYGPAAQGFLDWATHHGAQARDGLGMLVEQAAEAFALWRGVRPPSGAVLAELRATMA is encoded by the coding sequence ATGCCGATCGATCAGTACTGCGTCATGGGCCACCCGGTGGAGCACAGCCGCTCGCCGTGGATCCATGCGCGCTTTGCCGCCCTCACGGGCCAGAACCTCGAATACACGCGCCGGCTCGTGCCGCTCACCGGCTTTGCCGAGGCCGTGCACGCCTTCGCGGCGGCCGGCGGGCGCGGCTGCAACGTCACCGTGCCCTTCAAGCTGGAAGCCGCCCAGCTCGCCACCACGCGCAGCGAACGCGTACGGCTCGCGGGCGCGGCCAACACCCTGGTCTTCGACGGCGGCACCGTCCATGCCGACAACACCGACGGCCTGGGCCTCGTGGCCGACATCCAGCAAGGCGCGGGCGTGGCGCTGGCCGGGCGCGACGTGCTGCTCGTGGGTGCGGGCGGCGCCGCCGCCGGCGTGCTGGGCCCCATCCTCAGCGAGGGCCCGCGCCGCGTGGTGGTGGTGAACCGCACGCCCGAGCGCGCCCAGGCGCTCGTCCAGGCCCACGCCACCGTCGCTTCGCTACAAAAAACAGAGCTGCTTGCGCAGCCCATTCAAGCGCCAGGGGCTGATTTCGACGTGGTCATCAACGCCACGGCCAGCAGTCTCGCGGGCGAAGGCGTGCCCGTGCCCGCCACCGTGCTGCGCACCGGCGGCCTGGCCTACGACATGATGTACGGCCCCGCCGCGCAAGGCTTTCTCGACTGGGCGACCCACCATGGCGCCCAGGCGCGCGACGGCCTGGGCATGCTCGTGGAGCAGGCCGCCGAGGCCTTCGCGCTGTGGCGCGGCGTGCGCCCGCCTTCCGGTGCCGTGCTGGCCGAACTGCGCGCCACTATGGCATGA
- the mtgA gene encoding monofunctional biosynthetic peptidoglycan transglycosylase produces MKGLLRWIGLVLFAALALQLFFVGRIAAMAVLDPESTTFQRSEAWSQLRERGGLRWRQQWVPYARISDHLKRAVIASEDDSFANHDGVDWNAIEKAWERNALAEARAAQQQSRAPDRPVRAPKIRGGSTITQQLAKNLLLSGERTLLRKGQEFVLTLALEQWLSKQRILEIYLNNVEWGEGVFGAEAAAQHYFRKSASQLAPAEAARLAVMLPAPKRFEKTPGSAYLAGRTRTILGRMASAELP; encoded by the coding sequence ATGAAGGGCCTGCTGCGCTGGATCGGCCTCGTGCTGTTCGCGGCCCTCGCGCTGCAGCTGTTCTTCGTGGGCCGCATCGCCGCCATGGCGGTCCTCGACCCCGAATCCACCACCTTCCAGCGCTCCGAGGCCTGGTCCCAGCTGCGCGAGCGCGGCGGCCTGCGCTGGCGCCAGCAGTGGGTGCCCTACGCGCGCATCTCGGACCACCTCAAGCGCGCCGTGATCGCGTCGGAGGACGACAGCTTCGCCAACCACGACGGTGTGGACTGGAACGCCATCGAGAAGGCCTGGGAGCGCAACGCACTGGCCGAAGCCCGTGCCGCCCAGCAGCAAAGCCGCGCCCCCGACCGCCCCGTGCGCGCGCCCAAGATCCGCGGCGGCTCCACCATCACCCAGCAGCTCGCCAAGAACCTGCTGCTGTCGGGCGAGCGCACGCTGCTGCGCAAGGGGCAGGAGTTCGTGCTCACGCTGGCGCTGGAGCAATGGCTGTCCAAGCAGCGCATCCTGGAGATCTATCTCAACAACGTGGAATGGGGCGAGGGCGTGTTCGGCGCCGAGGCCGCCGCGCAGCACTACTTCCGCAAGAGCGCCTCCCAGCTCGCGCCCGCCGAGGCGGCACGCCTGGCGGTGATGCTGCCCGCGCCCAAGCGCTTCGAAAAGACGCCGGGCTCCGCCTACCTGGCCGGGCGCACCCGGACGATCCTGGGCCGGATGGCGAGCGCCGAACTGCCCTGA
- a CDS encoding lysophospholipid acyltransferase family protein encodes MDHHGRVQRRLCGPAVRTGPGRAGAAACGRRRAGRAARRARPDPTFAPTPSPEALRAALPEGDPLMPLVRALESGDSIVIFPEGTRGHGDEPQPFKSGLYKLAQMFPQVVLVPAWINNVQRVMPKGEVVPVPILCSVTFGAPIRPEPGEERRPFLDRARQAVIALREV; translated from the coding sequence GTGGATCACCACGGCCGTGTTCAACGCCGTCTATGTGGACCGGCAGTCCGGACCGGCCCCGGCCGCGCCGGCGCAGCCGCCTGCGGGCGCCGACGCGCCGGGCGCGCCGCCCGGCGGGCCCGACCCGACCCCACCTTCGCGCCCACGCCCAGCCCCGAGGCCCTGCGCGCCGCGCTGCCCGAGGGCGACCCGCTCATGCCGCTGGTGCGCGCGCTGGAGAGCGGCGACTCGATCGTGATTTTTCCGGAGGGCACGCGCGGCCACGGCGACGAGCCCCAGCCCTTCAAGTCGGGCCTGTACAAGCTGGCCCAGATGTTCCCGCAGGTGGTGCTGGTGCCCGCCTGGATCAACAACGTGCAGCGCGTCATGCCCAAGGGCGAGGTCGTGCCCGTGCCCATCCTGTGCTCGGTCACCTTCGGCGCGCCGATCCGGCCCGAGCCCGGCGAGGAGCGCCGCCCCTTCCTCGATCGCGCGCGCCAGGCCGTGATCGCGCTGCGCGAGGTGTGA
- a CDS encoding phosphatidate cytidylyltransferase encodes MYGLLRTLTTTQQIGALFIAVFGVLTLVTVYAFARGLREPDGDDPAVLLAHEAAVQEHKRFWSLLKTSWFMATVFWVGWALGDTVATVLFAIVAFFALREFITLSPTRRGDHRSLVLAFFVVLPLQFIIVGLRRFDLFTVFIPVYVFLALPVASALANDPQRFLERNAKLQWGIMVCVYGMSHVPALLLLDFPGHRGKGAFLVFYLVFVVQTCMIVQHLVGRRFAHAPVAPLVSQSFQWPSWFAGVGVGGLVGVLLSFITPFQPGQALGMALLACVAGSLGHLVMKALKRDRGVTSWGMQGLSVTGAGGLLDRVDALCFAAPVFFHSARWYFDL; translated from the coding sequence ATGTACGGACTGCTCCGCACCCTCACGACCACGCAGCAGATCGGCGCGCTGTTCATCGCCGTGTTCGGCGTGCTCACCCTGGTGACGGTCTATGCCTTCGCGCGCGGCCTGCGCGAGCCCGATGGCGACGACCCCGCCGTGCTGCTCGCGCACGAGGCTGCCGTGCAGGAGCACAAGCGCTTCTGGAGCCTGCTCAAGACCTCGTGGTTCATGGCCACGGTGTTCTGGGTCGGCTGGGCGCTGGGCGACACCGTGGCCACGGTGCTGTTCGCGATCGTGGCCTTCTTCGCGCTGCGCGAGTTCATCACGCTCTCACCCACGCGCCGGGGCGACCACCGCAGCCTGGTGCTGGCCTTCTTCGTGGTGCTGCCGCTGCAGTTCATCATCGTGGGCCTGCGCCGCTTCGACCTGTTCACGGTGTTCATCCCGGTCTATGTGTTCCTCGCGCTGCCCGTGGCCAGCGCGCTGGCCAACGACCCGCAGCGTTTCCTGGAGCGCAATGCCAAGCTGCAGTGGGGCATCATGGTCTGCGTGTACGGCATGAGCCACGTGCCCGCCCTGCTGCTGCTCGACTTTCCCGGCCACCGGGGCAAGGGCGCCTTCCTCGTGTTCTACCTCGTGTTCGTGGTGCAGACCTGCATGATCGTGCAACACCTCGTGGGCCGGCGCTTCGCGCACGCCCCCGTGGCGCCGCTGGTGAGCCAGAGCTTCCAGTGGCCCAGTTGGTTCGCGGGCGTGGGCGTGGGCGGGCTCGTGGGGGTGCTGCTGTCGTTCATCACGCCGTTCCAGCCCGGGCAGGCGCTGGGCATGGCGCTGCTGGCCTGCGTGGCGGGCAGCCTGGGCCACCTCGTGATGAAGGCGCTCAAGCGCGACCGCGGCGTGACCAGCTGGGGCATGCAGGGCCTGTCGGTGACGGGCGCGGGCGGCCTGCTGGACCGCGTGGACGCGCTGTGCTTCGCGGCTCCCGTGTTCTTCCACTCGGCGCGCTGGTATTTCGACCTTTGA
- the ruvC gene encoding crossover junction endodeoxyribonuclease RuvC, protein MRILGIDPGLQTTGFGVVDVDGHHLSYVASGTIRTTQLALGDLPGRLKVLFDGITEVARRYGPDTTAVEIVFVNVNPQSTLLLGQARGAAITALVASNLPVAEYTALQMKKAVVGHGRAAKSQVQEMVRRLLQLPGLPGTDAADALGLAITHAHAGAAMARVAEVAPLQRRQHAMYKGGRSY, encoded by the coding sequence ATGCGCATTCTCGGCATCGACCCCGGCCTGCAGACCACCGGCTTCGGCGTGGTGGACGTGGACGGCCACCACCTGAGCTACGTGGCCAGCGGCACCATCCGCACCACGCAGCTGGCGCTCGGCGACCTGCCGGGCCGGCTCAAGGTGCTCTTCGACGGCATCACCGAGGTGGCCCGGCGCTACGGGCCGGACACGACGGCCGTGGAGATCGTCTTCGTCAACGTCAACCCCCAGTCCACGCTGCTGCTGGGCCAGGCGCGCGGCGCGGCCATCACCGCCCTGGTGGCCAGCAACCTGCCCGTGGCCGAGTACACGGCGCTGCAGATGAAGAAGGCCGTGGTCGGCCACGGCCGGGCGGCCAAGAGCCAGGTGCAGGAGATGGTGCGCCGCCTGCTGCAGTTGCCCGGCCTGCCCGGCACCGATGCGGCCGACGCGCTGGGCCTGGCCATCACCCATGCGCACGCGGGCGCGGCCATGGCCAGGGTGGCCGAGGTGGCGCCGCTGCAACGCCGCCAGCACGCGATGTACAAGGGCGGGCGCAGCTACTGA
- a CDS encoding methyl-accepting chemotaxis protein, giving the protein MNVLGRLSIRARLYFGTIFSLVLLVVIGAMGYGALDRTRATLQVLFAERVQTLTDMAELRTTLGELRRAEKDIIINFNNAVEVAALRERWGKTLGALRKSLGEVRRAQADDADFVKAVDQSLAEIQQYADGINPIFEKIEGAQLDGAGGGAYADRLKGHMEATDQLFSNLARSAREQMEEARQAVDTRTSTMSALIGVTLVVALAVLIPLTLTSVRSITRSLGEARDLAEHIAAGDLTHEVRAQQQDEVGQLVAAMGRMQDALRALVRQVQDAAGNIATASGEIATGNHDLSLRTEQTAANLQETASSMELLTGAVQQSAESSRHASDFAASAAEVAGRGGTVVAQVVSTMDQITASSRQIADITGVIDSIAFQTNILALNAAVEAARAGEQGRGFAVVAAEVRSLAQRSAEAAKQIKGLIGSSVERVEDGSRLVGQAGQTMSEIVGSVRRVSGIIGEITAASAEQRDNIGQIHQSVRQLDQMTQQNAALVEQSTAASESLREQARHLTSAVSQFKLGAGASHGSRAAAPAAAVGFEREAALQLQ; this is encoded by the coding sequence ATGAACGTCCTGGGCCGTCTGTCCATCCGCGCGCGCCTGTATTTCGGCACGATTTTTTCCTTGGTGTTGCTGGTGGTGATCGGCGCGATGGGCTATGGGGCGCTGGACCGCACGCGCGCCACGCTGCAGGTGCTGTTCGCCGAGCGCGTGCAGACGCTGACCGACATGGCCGAGCTGCGCACCACGCTGGGCGAACTGCGCCGCGCCGAGAAGGACATCATCATCAACTTCAACAACGCGGTCGAGGTGGCGGCCCTGCGCGAGCGCTGGGGCAAGACCCTGGGTGCGCTGCGCAAGAGCCTGGGCGAGGTGCGCCGTGCCCAGGCGGACGATGCCGATTTCGTGAAGGCCGTGGACCAGTCGCTGGCCGAGATCCAGCAGTACGCCGACGGCATCAACCCCATCTTCGAGAAGATCGAGGGCGCACAGCTCGACGGCGCGGGTGGCGGCGCCTATGCGGACCGCCTCAAGGGCCACATGGAGGCCACGGACCAGCTCTTCTCGAACCTTGCCAGGAGCGCGCGTGAGCAGATGGAGGAGGCGCGCCAGGCCGTGGACACGCGCACGTCCACCATGTCCGCCCTCATTGGCGTGACGCTGGTGGTGGCACTGGCCGTGCTCATTCCGCTCACGCTCACCAGCGTGCGCTCCATCACGCGTTCGCTGGGCGAGGCGCGCGACCTGGCCGAGCACATCGCGGCGGGCGACCTCACGCACGAGGTGCGCGCCCAGCAGCAGGACGAGGTGGGCCAGCTCGTGGCCGCCATGGGCCGCATGCAGGACGCGCTGCGCGCCCTGGTGCGCCAGGTGCAGGACGCGGCGGGCAACATCGCCACGGCCAGCGGCGAGATCGCCACGGGCAACCACGACCTGAGCCTGCGCACCGAACAGACGGCCGCGAACCTGCAGGAGACGGCCTCGTCGATGGAGCTGCTCACGGGCGCCGTGCAGCAGAGCGCCGAATCGTCGCGCCACGCGAGCGACTTCGCGGCCTCTGCCGCCGAGGTGGCCGGGCGTGGGGGCACGGTGGTGGCGCAGGTGGTGAGCACCATGGACCAGATCACGGCCAGCTCGCGCCAGATCGCCGACATCACCGGGGTGATCGACTCCATTGCATTCCAGACCAACATCCTGGCGCTCAATGCCGCGGTGGAGGCCGCGCGTGCGGGTGAACAGGGCCGAGGCTTCGCCGTGGTGGCGGCCGAGGTGCGCAGCCTGGCGCAGCGCAGCGCCGAGGCAGCCAAGCAGATCAAGGGCCTCATCGGCAGTTCGGTCGAGCGCGTGGAGGACGGCTCGCGCCTCGTGGGCCAGGCGGGCCAGACCATGAGCGAGATCGTGGGCAGCGTGCGGCGCGTGTCCGGCATCATCGGCGAGATCACGGCGGCCTCGGCCGAGCAGCGCGACAACATCGGCCAGATCCACCAGTCGGTGCGCCAGCTCGACCAGATGACGCAGCAGAACGCCGCACTGGTGGAGCAGTCCACGGCCGCCTCCGAGTCGCTGCGCGAGCAGGCCCGCCACCTCACGAGCGCCGTCAGCCAGTTCAAGCTGGGCGCGGGGGCCTCCCACGGCTCGCGCGCGGCGGCGCCCGCTGCCGCCGTGGGCTTCGAGCGCGAGGCCGCATTGCAGCTGCAGTGA
- the lpxC gene encoding UDP-3-O-acyl-N-acetylglucosamine deacetylase, whose translation MLQQRTIKTLTRAVGVGLHSGQRVELTLRPAQPDTGIVFRRVDLPEPVDIPISAQAVTDTRMASTIGNGGAKVHTVEHLMSACAGLGLDNLYIDITAEEVPILDGSSASFVFLLQSAGVELQNAPKRFIRVTRPVEVREGEGANLKWARLEPYHGFKLRFEIDFAHPAVDSTGQCVEFDLGSGNYSRDIARARTFGFTRDVEMLRSNGLALGGGLDNAIVMDDYKVLNSDGLRYDAEFARHKILDAMGDLYLIGKPLLAAYSAFRSGHAMNNQLLRALLEQKDAWEVATFENERQAPAGFTQPARAW comes from the coding sequence ATGCTGCAGCAACGCACGATCAAGACCTTGACCCGCGCCGTGGGCGTGGGCCTGCACAGCGGCCAGCGGGTCGAGCTGACCCTGCGCCCGGCCCAGCCGGACACCGGCATCGTCTTCCGGCGCGTGGACTTGCCCGAGCCCGTGGACATCCCGATCAGCGCCCAGGCCGTGACCGACACCCGCATGGCCTCCACGATCGGCAACGGCGGCGCCAAGGTGCACACCGTGGAGCACCTCATGTCGGCCTGCGCGGGCCTGGGGCTGGACAACCTCTACATCGACATCACGGCCGAAGAGGTGCCCATCCTCGACGGCTCCTCGGCCTCGTTCGTGTTCCTGCTGCAGAGTGCGGGCGTGGAACTGCAGAACGCGCCCAAGCGCTTCATCCGCGTGACCCGGCCCGTCGAGGTGCGCGAAGGCGAGGGCGCCAACCTCAAGTGGGCCCGCCTGGAGCCCTACCACGGCTTCAAGCTGCGCTTCGAGATCGACTTTGCCCACCCGGCCGTCGACTCCACGGGCCAGTGCGTGGAGTTCGACCTGGGCTCGGGCAACTACAGCCGCGACATCGCGCGCGCGCGCACCTTCGGCTTCACGCGTGACGTGGAAATGCTGCGCTCCAACGGCCTGGCGCTCGGCGGCGGGCTCGACAACGCCATCGTCATGGACGATTACAAGGTGCTCAACAGCGACGGGCTGCGCTACGACGCCGAGTTCGCCCGGCACAAGATCCTCGACGCCATGGGCGACCTCTACCTCATCGGCAAGCCGCTGCTCGCGGCCTACAGTGCATTCCGTTCGGGCCACGCCATGAACAACCAGCTGCTGCGCGCGCTGCTGGAGCAGAAGGATGCCTGGGAGGTCGCCACGTTCGAGAACGAGCGCCAGGCGCCGGCGGGGTTCACCCAGCCCGCGCGCGCCTGGTGA
- the ftsZ gene encoding cell division protein FtsZ, protein MTIEMIESEEFNQGTQIKVIGVGGGGGNAVEHMISRSVQGVEFVCANTDAQALTRSTAHRTIQLGGSGLGAGSKPDKGREAAEAAVEDIRQAISGAHMLFITAGMGGGTGTGAAPVIARVAKEMGILTVGVVTKPFDWEGGRRMQNADSGLAELEANVDSLIVVLNEKLLEVLGDDITQDEAFAHANDVLKNAVGGIAEIINEYGHVNVDFEDVRTVMGEPGKAMMGTATASGPDRARIAAEQAVACPLLEGIDLSGAKGVLVLVTAAKGSLKLSESRLAMSTINAYASPDAHVIYGAAYDDSLGDEIRVTVVATGLSRPNARRQPISVVQGGLRTGTDNVAYQMPLAGAAGTMGSAAGVSGGMVGGAAQADYGSMSVPSVWRTNRTQAAARVDALSSGGMDDLEIPAFLRKQAD, encoded by the coding sequence ATGACCATCGAAATGATCGAGTCCGAAGAGTTCAACCAGGGCACGCAGATCAAGGTGATCGGTGTCGGCGGTGGCGGCGGCAATGCCGTCGAGCACATGATCTCCCGCAGCGTGCAGGGTGTGGAGTTCGTCTGCGCGAACACCGACGCCCAGGCGCTCACGCGCAGCACGGCACACCGCACCATCCAGCTGGGCGGCAGCGGCCTGGGCGCGGGCAGCAAGCCCGACAAGGGCCGCGAGGCCGCCGAGGCCGCCGTGGAGGACATCCGCCAGGCGATCTCCGGCGCGCACATGCTGTTCATCACGGCCGGCATGGGCGGCGGCACGGGCACGGGCGCCGCGCCCGTGATCGCGCGCGTGGCCAAGGAAATGGGCATCCTCACCGTCGGCGTGGTCACCAAGCCCTTCGACTGGGAAGGCGGCCGCCGCATGCAGAACGCCGACAGCGGCCTGGCCGAGCTGGAAGCCAACGTCGACTCGCTGATCGTCGTGCTCAACGAGAAGCTGCTCGAAGTGCTGGGCGACGACATCACCCAGGACGAGGCCTTCGCGCACGCCAACGACGTGCTCAAGAACGCCGTGGGCGGCATCGCCGAGATCATCAACGAGTACGGCCACGTGAACGTCGACTTCGAAGACGTGCGCACCGTGATGGGCGAGCCCGGCAAGGCCATGATGGGCACGGCCACCGCCAGCGGCCCCGACCGCGCGCGCATCGCCGCCGAGCAGGCCGTGGCCTGCCCGCTGCTCGAGGGCATCGACCTCTCGGGCGCCAAGGGCGTGCTGGTGCTGGTGACGGCCGCCAAGGGCAGCCTCAAGCTGTCCGAGTCGCGCCTGGCCATGAGCACCATCAATGCCTACGCCTCGCCCGACGCGCATGTCATCTACGGCGCCGCCTACGACGACAGCCTGGGCGACGAGATCCGCGTCACGGTGGTGGCCACGGGCCTGTCGCGCCCCAACGCGCGCCGCCAGCCCATCTCGGTGGTGCAGGGCGGCCTGCGCACGGGCACGGACAACGTGGCCTACCAGATGCCCCTGGCCGGCGCGGCCGGCACCATGGGCAGCGCGGCCGGCGTGTCCGGCGGCATGGTGGGCGGCGCGGCCCAGGCCGACTACGGCAGCATGTCGGTGCCCAGCGTGTGGCGCACCAACCGCACGCAGGCCGCGGCCCGCGTGGACGCGCTCTCGTCGGGTGGCATGGACGACCTGGAGATCCCGGCCTTCCTGCGCAAGCAGGCCGACTGA
- the ftsA gene encoding cell division protein FtsA: MAREYKDVVVGLDIGTAKVMAVVAEVLPGGELKLAGLGVAPSNGLKRGVVVNIDATVQSIQQALKEAELMADCKIQRVYTGITGSHIRGLNSSGMVAVKDKEVTPADVARVVETAKAINISSDQRLLLVEPQEFVIDGQDVKEPIGMSGIRLEAKIHIVTGAQSAAENIIKCVRRCGLEVEQLMLNPLASSQAVLTDDERELGVAVVDIGAGTTDVAIFTGGAIRHTAVIPIAGDLITSDIAMALRTPTKDAEDIKVESGFAKQLLADPESQVEVPGLGDRSPRMLSKQALAGVIEPRVEEIFSLVQQVVRESGYEEVLSSGIVLTGGSSVMPGMVELGEDIFLKPVRRGIPKYSSALADMVAQPRAATVMGLLEEARLARLRGFKVAQKSGSMKTAFGRFKDFIVGNF; the protein is encoded by the coding sequence ATGGCAAGAGAATACAAAGACGTGGTCGTCGGACTGGACATTGGCACCGCCAAGGTCATGGCCGTGGTCGCCGAAGTGCTGCCCGGTGGCGAGCTGAAGCTCGCGGGTCTGGGCGTGGCGCCCAGCAACGGGCTCAAGCGCGGCGTGGTGGTGAACATCGACGCCACGGTGCAGAGCATCCAGCAGGCCTTGAAGGAGGCCGAGTTGATGGCCGACTGCAAGATCCAGCGCGTGTACACGGGCATCACGGGCAGCCACATCCGCGGCCTCAACTCGAGCGGCATGGTGGCCGTGAAGGACAAGGAGGTCACGCCGGCCGACGTGGCGCGCGTGGTCGAGACGGCCAAGGCCATCAACATCTCCAGCGACCAGCGCCTGCTGCTCGTGGAGCCGCAGGAATTCGTGATCGACGGGCAGGACGTGAAAGAGCCCATCGGCATGAGCGGCATCCGCCTGGAGGCCAAGATCCACATCGTCACGGGCGCACAGAGCGCGGCCGAGAACATCATCAAGTGCGTGCGCCGCTGCGGCCTGGAGGTCGAGCAGCTCATGCTGAACCCGCTGGCCAGCAGCCAGGCGGTGCTGACCGACGACGAGCGCGAACTGGGCGTGGCCGTGGTGGACATCGGCGCGGGCACGACGGACGTGGCGATCTTCACGGGCGGCGCGATCCGCCACACGGCCGTGATCCCGATCGCGGGCGACCTCATCACGAGCGACATCGCCATGGCGCTGCGCACGCCCACCAAGGATGCCGAGGACATCAAGGTCGAGAGCGGTTTCGCCAAGCAGCTGCTGGCCGATCCCGAGAGCCAGGTGGAAGTGCCGGGCCTGGGTGACCGCAGCCCGCGCATGCTCAGCAAACAGGCCCTGGCCGGCGTGATCGAGCCGCGCGTGGAGGAGATCTTCTCGCTCGTGCAGCAGGTGGTGCGCGAGTCGGGCTACGAGGAGGTGCTGTCCTCGGGCATCGTGCTCACGGGCGGCAGCTCCGTCATGCCGGGCATGGTGGAACTGGGCGAGGACATCTTCCTCAAGCCCGTGCGCCGTGGCATTCCCAAGTATTCGAGCGCGCTGGCCGACATGGTTGCCCAGCCGCGCGCGGCCACCGTCATGGGCCTGCTCGAAGAGGCGCGCCTGGCGCGGCTGCGCGGCTTCAAGGTGGCGCAGAAGAGCGGCTCCATGAAGACCGCCTTCGGCCGCTTCAAGGACTTCATCGTGGGGAACTTCTGA
- a CDS encoding cell division protein FtsQ/DivIB has protein sequence MNPTLPAPLDVKLMNWTASVLFVGCALLVLAAGTRWALRHPVFAIHRIVVQGELVHNNAVTLRANVAHSLAGNFFTVDLGAARAAFEQVPWVRRAQVRREFPGALRVELQEHDAVAFWGPDTGSALVNSRGEVFEANAGDVEHEGLPRLHGPQGQSAEVLAMYRLLQPVFEPLGLSVEELELTGRGGWRATLDSEALVELGGGTPGEVVQRTQRFVRTLTQVAAQYRRRADTLESADLRHPDGYAVRLRGVTTVSPEAAAKAVAAKPARR, from the coding sequence ATGAACCCGACGCTGCCCGCACCGCTGGACGTCAAGCTCATGAACTGGACCGCTTCGGTCCTCTTCGTGGGCTGCGCCCTGCTCGTGCTGGCAGCGGGCACCCGCTGGGCGCTGCGCCACCCCGTCTTCGCCATCCACCGCATCGTGGTGCAGGGCGAGCTGGTGCACAACAACGCCGTGACATTGCGCGCCAACGTGGCGCACAGCCTGGCGGGCAATTTCTTCACCGTGGACCTGGGGGCTGCGCGCGCGGCCTTCGAGCAGGTGCCCTGGGTGCGCCGCGCGCAAGTGCGGCGCGAATTCCCGGGCGCCCTGCGCGTGGAGTTGCAGGAGCACGACGCGGTTGCCTTCTGGGGGCCCGACACGGGCTCGGCACTGGTGAACAGCCGGGGCGAGGTCTTCGAGGCCAATGCGGGCGACGTGGAACACGAGGGCCTGCCGCGCCTGCACGGGCCGCAAGGCCAGTCCGCCGAGGTGCTGGCCATGTACCGCCTGCTGCAGCCCGTGTTCGAGCCGCTGGGCCTGTCCGTGGAGGAACTTGAACTCACGGGCCGGGGCGGCTGGCGGGCCACGCTCGACAGCGAGGCCCTGGTGGAACTGGGCGGCGGCACGCCGGGCGAGGTGGTGCAGCGCACGCAGCGCTTCGTGCGCACGCTCACGCAGGTGGCGGCGCAGTACCGCCGCCGCGCGGACACGCTGGAGTCGGCCGACCTGCGCCACCCCGACGGCTACGCGGTGCGCCTGCGCGGCGTGACGACCGTGAGCCCGGAAGCGGCAGCGAAGGCCGTGGCGGCCAAGCCGGCCAGGCGGTAA
- a CDS encoding D-alanine--D-alanine ligase, with protein sequence MSQMESKIDVQALGKVAVLMGGSSSEREVSLMSGGGVLQALLARGVDAHAFDPAHHDLTELKRAGYDRCFIALHGRHGEDGTVQGALELLGIPYTGPGVMASSIAMDKIMTKRIWRFEGLPTPDWRLVASAAETEQALEALGAPMIVKPSREGSTIGLTKVTTAAQCAEAYALASRYDPEVLCEQFIEGDETTCPVLGQGAAAKALPVIRIVAPEGNYDYQNKYFTDVTQYHCPSGLPQAEEEAIQRLVEQSFRTLNCRGWARADIMIRASDRQPFLLEINTSPGMTGHSLVPMSARAAGISYEDLCLRILASASLDGLQGLEPPKHGAARAVISMGGL encoded by the coding sequence ATGAGCCAAATGGAATCCAAGATCGACGTCCAGGCCCTGGGCAAGGTGGCCGTGCTGATGGGGGGCTCCTCGTCGGAGCGCGAGGTGTCGCTGATGTCGGGCGGCGGCGTGCTGCAGGCGCTGCTGGCGCGCGGCGTGGACGCGCATGCGTTCGACCCTGCGCACCACGACCTGACTGAACTCAAGCGTGCGGGCTACGACCGCTGCTTCATCGCGCTGCATGGCCGCCACGGCGAGGACGGCACGGTGCAGGGCGCGCTGGAGCTGTTGGGCATCCCCTACACGGGGCCCGGCGTGATGGCGTCGAGCATCGCCATGGACAAGATCATGACCAAGCGCATCTGGCGCTTCGAGGGGCTGCCCACGCCCGACTGGCGGCTCGTCGCCAGCGCGGCCGAAACCGAGCAGGCGCTTGAAGCCCTGGGCGCCCCCATGATCGTCAAGCCCTCGCGCGAGGGCTCGACCATCGGCCTGACCAAGGTGACCACGGCCGCGCAGTGCGCCGAAGCCTACGCGCTCGCCTCGCGCTACGACCCCGAGGTGCTGTGCGAGCAGTTCATCGAGGGCGACGAGACCACCTGCCCCGTGCTGGGCCAGGGCGCGGCGGCCAAAGCCCTGCCCGTGATCCGCATCGTCGCGCCCGAAGGCAACTACGACTACCAGAACAAGTACTTCACCGACGTCACGCAGTACCACTGCCCGAGCGGCCTGCCGCAGGCCGAGGAAGAGGCGATCCAGCGCCTCGTGGAGCAGAGCTTCCGCACGCTGAACTGCCGCGGCTGGGCGCGTGCCGACATCATGATCCGCGCGAGCGACCGCCAGCCCTTCCTGCTGGAGATCAATACCTCGCCGGGCATGACGGGCCACTCGCTCGTGCCCATGTCGGCCCGTGCGGCCGGCATCAGCTACGAAGACCTGTGCCTGCGCATCCTCGCCAGCGCCTCGCTGGACGGGCTGCAAGGCCTGGAGCCGCCCAAGCATGGCGCGGCCCGTGCCGTGATCAGCATGGGAGGCCTATGA